One stretch of Tribolium castaneum strain GA2 chromosome 5, icTriCast1.1, whole genome shotgun sequence DNA includes these proteins:
- the Ppt2 gene encoding lysosomal thioesterase PPT2 homolog, whose product MKYLFLLCIICDLFITILSYKPVFLLHGIMTGSASMEIIKGRIEEQHPGTIIYNTNRFSGWSSLENMWYQVQQLGQDLLNVSSQHPEGIHLLGYSQGALLSRTILQTFNNHNVHNFISLSGPQAGQYGTNFLHLIFPDLALKSAFELFYSRVGQHTSVGNYWNDPYHQTLYKEYSQYLPFVNNEIISNRSEEFKKGITKLNAMVLIGGPDDNVITPWESSQFGYFGQNDTVVNLIDRDIYKDDLIGLKTLDKAGKLKIITVPGVNHFMWHLNTSIVDNYILPYLD is encoded by the exons atgaaGTATCtgtttttactttgcattatctgtgatttatttataacaatattgAGTTATAAGCCAGTTTTTTTACTTCATGGAATCATGACAGGAAGTGCTAGTATGGAAATAATCAAAGGTCGGATTGAGGAA CAACACCCCGGTACAATAATTTACAACACTAATCGATTTTCTGGTTGGTCAAGTCTGGAAAACATGTGGTATCAAGTCCAGCAGCTTGGCCAAGATCTCCTAAACGTTTCAAGTCAACATCCTGAAGGGATACACTTATTAg GTTATTCACAAGGGGCTCTCCTTTCACGAACAATTCTACAAACATTTAACAATCACAATGTTCATAATTTTATCTCACTCAGTGGCCCCCAAGCCGGTCAGTATGGAA cgaattttttacatttgattTTCCCAGACTTGGCACTCAAATCagcttttgaattattttactcGAGGGTAGGCCAACACACCTCAGTCGGTAATTACTGGAACGACCCTTACCACCAAACTTTATACAAAGAATATTCCCAATATTTACCATTCGTGAAcaatgaaattatttcaaacagaAGTGAGGAGTTCAAGAAGGGAATAACTAAACTTAACGCAATGGTGCTGATTGGGGGCCCTGATGACAACGTGATAACCCCCTGGGAGTCAAG tcagTTTGGATATTTTGGCCAAAATGATACAGTGGTCAACTTAATCGATCGTGATATTTACAAGGATGATCTTATTGGACTGAAGACTTTGGATAAGgctggaaaattaaaaattatcactgtCCCTGGTGTTAACCATTTTATGTGGCATCTCAATACCTCAATCGTCGACAATTATATTTTACCATACCTTGATTAA
- the LOC100142363 gene encoding general odorant-binding protein 19d: MNCFVIFALSLSATVFGQSLSEDEMRENARKLMTSCKDKVGASDADVEALKMHQMPESREGFCMLECVFDSAKIMQDGKFSKSGMIEGFKPLIGDDKAKLESLEKLSATCESELGDGEDKCETAKRLVECVIKNGKTHGFEVPPPRE, translated from the exons ATGAACTGTTTCGTTATTTTTG CCCTTTCGCTGTCAGCGACAGTTTTCGGTCAGTCCTTGAGCGAAGATGAAATGAGGGAGAACGCGCGAAAACTAATGACGAGCTGTAAGGACAAGGTTGGAGCTTCTGATGCAGATGTGGAGGCGCTCAAAATGCACCAAATGCCCGAGTCTCGTGAAGGCTTCTGCATGCTTGAATGTGTCTTTGACAGCGCAAAAATAATGCAAGACGGAAAATTTAGCAAAAGCGGAATGATCGAAGGCTTCAAACCACTTATAGGCGATGACAAGGCAAAACTGGAAAGTCTCGAAAAACTATCGGCCACGTGTGAAAGTGAATTGGGAGACGGCGAAGACAAATGTGAAACTGCCAAACGCTTGGTCGAATGTGTgatcaaaaatggaaaaacgCACGGGTTCGAAGTGCCCCCGCCTcgtgaataa
- the sens-2 gene encoding zinc finger protein 182 isoform X1, giving the protein MALELSSHPPMPLDYSNGGTRENSTSPVNVSDSAPSSPPGSSAFTVVTPKGRDLLPDRNGSPVQFPSPTGFASYCRTLWGSPFISSSPRYLSLAQNHSEQSTDKSKEPINFGISRLVTKSEDEDEQTNNNNNNNAKYESSDEMKLNRWDNSPRPSPSTSPELEVDSPPHSRTNSPSPRPPSVTELNKSETSKKSEAFSVSALLRPDNPKKSDGPCYQETISVTRSYLYPPFVDLLKDAQLKSNPDYGSAFLPRNFVHPGFFPPGLYSQKESEERGFLPTPTSLYFSAVAAAMANGQSQPGQYPPPPTSEELFRLRHHLMNSPGVHPHHHHLLMRPGMMPLGDVYSCIKCEKMFSTPHGLEVHARRSHNGKRPFACELCNKTFGHEISLSQHRAVHNVEKVFECKQCGKSFKRSSTLSTHLLIHSDTRPYPCQYCGKRFHQKSDMKKHTYIHTGEKPHKCTVCGKAFSQSSNLITHSRKHTGFKPFACDLCGRAFQRKVDLRRHKETQHTELRPIVT; this is encoded by the exons atggcttTGGAGCTGAGTTCACATCCTCCCATGCCGTTGGACTATAGCAATGGGGGGACGAGAGAAAATTCGACAAGTCCGGTGAATGTTTCCGATTCCGCTCCGTCAAGTCCGCCGGGAAGTAGCGCCTTCACCGTCGTGACGCCCAAAGGAAGAGATC TCCTGCCGGACCGAAACGGATCTCCTGTTCAGTTTCCTTCTCCGACAGGATTTGCGAGCTACTGCAGAACGCTCTGGGGCTCACCCTTCATTTCAAGCAGCCCTCGTTATTTATCTCTCGCTCAAAACCATTCCGAACAATCAACCGACAAGTCCAAAG AACCAATCAACTTCGGCATCAGTCGACTAGTCACGAAATCCGAAGACGAAGACGAACaaaccaacaacaacaacaacaacaacgcAAAATACGAAAGTAGCGACGAAATGAAACTAAATCGATGGGACAACTCACCCAGACCCTCACCCAGCACTTCGCCAGAGCTGGAAGTGGACTCTCCTCCACACTCCCGAACTAACTCGCCTTCGCCTCGGCCTCCTTCAGTCACCGAGTTGAACAAAAGCGAGACTTCGAAGAAATCCGAAGCGTTTTCGGTCAGTGCTTTACTCCGACCTGACAATCCAAAAAAATCAGACGGGCCTTGTTACCAAGAAACCATATCAGTAACTCGATCATATCTCTATCCACCGTTCgttgatttattaaaagacGCCCAACTTAAATCAAACCCAGACTATGGCTCCGCATTCCTTCCGAGAAACTTTGTACATCCCGGATTTTTCCCACCCGGACTCTACTCACAAAAAGAGAGCGAGGAACGAGGCTTTTTGCCCACCCCCACAAGTTTGTACTTTAGTGCAGTTGCTGCAGCTATGGCAAATGGACAGTCGCAGCCTGGACAATACCCTCCACCACCCACTTCGGAGGAGCTGTTTAGGTTAAGGCACCACCTTATGAATAGTCCAGGGGTTCATCCGCACCATCATCATCTGTTGATGAGGCCCGGAATGATGCCTCTGGGGGACGTTTATTCGTGTATTAAGTGCGAGAAAATGTTTTCGACACCTCATGGACTTGAGGTCCACGCCAGGAGGTCGCATAATGGGAAAAGACCGTTCGCTTGCGAGCTGTGCAATAAGACGTTCGGACACGAAATCAGCCTCAGCCAACACAG AGCTGTCCATAATGTGGAAAAAGTATTCGAATGCAAACAGTGCGGTAAATCGTTTAAAAGATCTTCGACTCTCTCGACTCATCTCCTTATACATTCCGATACTCGGCCGTACCCTTGCCAATACTGCGGCAAGAGGTTTCATCAGAAGTCAGACATGAAGAAGCACACTTATATTCATACCG GCGAGAAGCCGCACAAGTGCACCGTCTGCGGCAAGGCCTTCAGCCAATCCTCCAACCTCATCACACACTCCCGGAAGCACACTGGCTTCAAGCCCTTCGCCTGTGACCTCTGTGGACGGGCTTTCCAGCGCAAGGTGGATTTGCGACGGCACAAAGAGACCCAGCACACGGAGTTGAGGCCCATCGTCACATAG
- the sens-2 gene encoding zinc finger protein Gfi-1 isoform X2: MALELSSHPPMPLDYSNGGTRENSTSPVNVSDSAPSSPPGSSAFTVVTPKGRDQPINFGISRLVTKSEDEDEQTNNNNNNNAKYESSDEMKLNRWDNSPRPSPSTSPELEVDSPPHSRTNSPSPRPPSVTELNKSETSKKSEAFSVSALLRPDNPKKSDGPCYQETISVTRSYLYPPFVDLLKDAQLKSNPDYGSAFLPRNFVHPGFFPPGLYSQKESEERGFLPTPTSLYFSAVAAAMANGQSQPGQYPPPPTSEELFRLRHHLMNSPGVHPHHHHLLMRPGMMPLGDVYSCIKCEKMFSTPHGLEVHARRSHNGKRPFACELCNKTFGHEISLSQHRAVHNVEKVFECKQCGKSFKRSSTLSTHLLIHSDTRPYPCQYCGKRFHQKSDMKKHTYIHTGEKPHKCTVCGKAFSQSSNLITHSRKHTGFKPFACDLCGRAFQRKVDLRRHKETQHTELRPIVT; this comes from the exons atggcttTGGAGCTGAGTTCACATCCTCCCATGCCGTTGGACTATAGCAATGGGGGGACGAGAGAAAATTCGACAAGTCCGGTGAATGTTTCCGATTCCGCTCCGTCAAGTCCGCCGGGAAGTAGCGCCTTCACCGTCGTGACGCCCAAAGGAAGAGATC AACCAATCAACTTCGGCATCAGTCGACTAGTCACGAAATCCGAAGACGAAGACGAACaaaccaacaacaacaacaacaacaacgcAAAATACGAAAGTAGCGACGAAATGAAACTAAATCGATGGGACAACTCACCCAGACCCTCACCCAGCACTTCGCCAGAGCTGGAAGTGGACTCTCCTCCACACTCCCGAACTAACTCGCCTTCGCCTCGGCCTCCTTCAGTCACCGAGTTGAACAAAAGCGAGACTTCGAAGAAATCCGAAGCGTTTTCGGTCAGTGCTTTACTCCGACCTGACAATCCAAAAAAATCAGACGGGCCTTGTTACCAAGAAACCATATCAGTAACTCGATCATATCTCTATCCACCGTTCgttgatttattaaaagacGCCCAACTTAAATCAAACCCAGACTATGGCTCCGCATTCCTTCCGAGAAACTTTGTACATCCCGGATTTTTCCCACCCGGACTCTACTCACAAAAAGAGAGCGAGGAACGAGGCTTTTTGCCCACCCCCACAAGTTTGTACTTTAGTGCAGTTGCTGCAGCTATGGCAAATGGACAGTCGCAGCCTGGACAATACCCTCCACCACCCACTTCGGAGGAGCTGTTTAGGTTAAGGCACCACCTTATGAATAGTCCAGGGGTTCATCCGCACCATCATCATCTGTTGATGAGGCCCGGAATGATGCCTCTGGGGGACGTTTATTCGTGTATTAAGTGCGAGAAAATGTTTTCGACACCTCATGGACTTGAGGTCCACGCCAGGAGGTCGCATAATGGGAAAAGACCGTTCGCTTGCGAGCTGTGCAATAAGACGTTCGGACACGAAATCAGCCTCAGCCAACACAG AGCTGTCCATAATGTGGAAAAAGTATTCGAATGCAAACAGTGCGGTAAATCGTTTAAAAGATCTTCGACTCTCTCGACTCATCTCCTTATACATTCCGATACTCGGCCGTACCCTTGCCAATACTGCGGCAAGAGGTTTCATCAGAAGTCAGACATGAAGAAGCACACTTATATTCATACCG GCGAGAAGCCGCACAAGTGCACCGTCTGCGGCAAGGCCTTCAGCCAATCCTCCAACCTCATCACACACTCCCGGAAGCACACTGGCTTCAAGCCCTTCGCCTGTGACCTCTGTGGACGGGCTTTCCAGCGCAAGGTGGATTTGCGACGGCACAAAGAGACCCAGCACACGGAGTTGAGGCCCATCGTCACATAG